The Ruania alba genome has a window encoding:
- a CDS encoding GntR family transcriptional regulator, with product MSDRSSAITRESALPMYDQLRRAILATIDSESLGPGDRLPGEMQMCEMYGVSRTVVRQALGQLEHDGMITRVKGKGTFVARGKTAEALAHRLTGLHEEVTARGGQVRSRVLRLETVPADTDVADHLLCAPGTPVVVLERLRFVDDEPWSLTITWMPESIGELVAEVDFTESSLYAALGERGVRPTSGVRSVEATVTDAREGQLLGTGPSKAVLSLGSVTFDAAGRPIEYFRALHRGDRSRFEFELRASEPRSTILHTSGTH from the coding sequence ATGAGTGACCGCAGCTCAGCCATCACCCGTGAGTCCGCCCTGCCGATGTACGACCAGCTCCGTCGCGCGATCCTGGCCACCATCGACTCCGAGTCCCTCGGTCCCGGTGACCGGCTGCCCGGCGAGATGCAGATGTGCGAGATGTACGGCGTGTCGCGCACGGTCGTGCGCCAGGCTCTCGGCCAGCTCGAGCACGACGGCATGATCACCCGGGTGAAGGGCAAGGGCACCTTCGTGGCACGGGGCAAAACCGCGGAGGCCCTGGCCCATCGGCTCACCGGTCTGCACGAGGAGGTCACCGCACGTGGCGGCCAGGTGCGCAGCCGAGTGCTGCGCCTGGAGACCGTGCCCGCCGATACCGATGTGGCCGACCATCTGCTGTGCGCCCCCGGTACCCCCGTGGTGGTGCTCGAGCGGTTGCGCTTCGTCGATGATGAGCCGTGGTCGTTGACCATCACCTGGATGCCCGAATCCATCGGTGAACTGGTCGCCGAGGTCGACTTCACCGAATCGTCCCTGTACGCCGCCCTCGGCGAGCGCGGCGTGCGCCCCACGTCGGGAGTCCGGTCCGTCGAGGCGACGGTCACGGACGCGCGTGAGGGGCAGCTGCTCGGCACCGGCCCGAGCAAGGCGGTGCTCAGCCTGGGCTCGGTGACATTCGACGCAGCCGGGCGGCCGATCGAGTACTTCCGTGCCCTGCACCGCGGTGATCGCAGCCGCTTCGAGTTCGAGCTGCGGGCCAGCGAGCCGCGCAGCACGATCTTGCACACCTCCGGAACGCACTGA
- the rbsD gene encoding D-ribose pyranase translates to MRKSRTTIHPQLSRIISELGHTDELFVADAGLPIPPRAERVDLAYRQGQPPFLDVLDVILAEIVIEGAVMPAEVAEVSPQMLRAVQDRLDPHGIEVQLIPHVQYKQRSTGARAFVRTGEYTPYANVALIAGVDY, encoded by the coding sequence ATGCGCAAGAGCCGCACCACCATCCACCCGCAGCTGAGCCGGATCATCTCCGAGCTGGGCCACACCGACGAACTGTTCGTCGCCGACGCCGGGCTGCCGATCCCACCCCGTGCGGAACGGGTCGACCTCGCCTACCGCCAAGGCCAGCCTCCGTTCCTGGACGTGCTGGACGTGATCCTCGCCGAGATTGTCATCGAAGGGGCAGTGATGCCTGCCGAGGTGGCCGAGGTGAGCCCGCAGATGCTGCGCGCCGTCCAGGACCGGTTGGACCCGCACGGCATCGAGGTCCAACTGATCCCGCACGTGCAGTACAAACAGCGCTCGACCGGGGCGCGCGCGTTCGTCCGGACCGGCGAGTACACGCCATACGCGAACGTGGCCCTGATCGCCGGAGTCGACTACTGA
- a CDS encoding ribokinase, translating into MTENPTPAAQGGVLIVGSITADVTTFSSRLPRPGETFLGDAFTLVLGGKGANQAVAAGRAGAAARMVGCVGSDLFQHLVTDGLRDAGVDISHVRSVPGQTGVAHIRVDASGENDIVMVPLANAALDTAQIDQAFTEHAASSAVLLTQLEIPIALTLHAIRRAHAEGLTVVLDPAPAQPLPEDIWPLVNLVTPNETEAALLTGIEVNGPESAEAAGRWFVDRGVGAALITLAGAGSVLVSADETRLHPPIRVEVVDTTAAGDAFAGHLAAAIAAGHDRDTAIRRAAAAGALAVTKRGASPSLPAASEVDALLDRQNREI; encoded by the coding sequence ATGACCGAGAACCCGACACCGGCGGCCCAGGGCGGTGTGCTCATCGTCGGCTCGATCACGGCGGACGTCACGACCTTCTCCAGCAGACTGCCACGCCCTGGGGAGACTTTCCTCGGCGATGCGTTCACCTTGGTCCTGGGGGGCAAGGGTGCGAATCAGGCCGTGGCTGCCGGCCGCGCCGGGGCGGCCGCACGGATGGTCGGATGCGTCGGCTCGGACCTGTTCCAGCACCTGGTCACCGACGGTCTACGGGACGCCGGCGTGGACATCAGCCACGTCCGCTCCGTCCCGGGCCAGACCGGGGTGGCGCACATCCGGGTGGACGCCTCGGGTGAGAACGACATCGTGATGGTTCCGCTGGCGAACGCCGCCCTGGACACCGCGCAGATCGACCAGGCCTTCACCGAGCACGCCGCCAGCAGTGCCGTGCTGCTGACCCAGCTGGAGATACCGATCGCGCTGACCCTGCACGCCATCCGGCGCGCGCACGCCGAGGGCCTGACCGTGGTGCTCGATCCTGCTCCCGCACAACCACTGCCCGAGGACATCTGGCCATTGGTCAACCTGGTGACACCGAACGAGACCGAGGCCGCCCTCCTCACCGGCATCGAGGTCAATGGCCCTGAGTCCGCCGAAGCTGCCGGGCGATGGTTCGTCGACCGTGGGGTCGGCGCCGCCCTGATCACCCTCGCCGGCGCCGGAAGCGTCCTGGTGAGCGCCGACGAGACCCGCCTGCACCCACCGATCCGGGTGGAGGTGGTGGACACCACCGCTGCCGGCGACGCATTCGCGGGGCACCTCGCGGCGGCGATCGCGGCAGGACACGACCGGGACACTGCAATCCGACGAGCGGCCGCGGCCGGCGCTCTGGCCGTCACCAAGCGCGGCGCCTCACCCAGCCTGCCGGCGGCGAGCGAGGTCGACGCCCTCCTGGACCGACAGAACAGGGAGATCTGA
- a CDS encoding transaldolase family protein: MSAPRLYVDSADPEAAAPLLASSLVYGVTTNPTILDRAGRTAGEIPTLYETWAAAGAREIYFQAWGGAEDLLEQRARDILALGDLAVVKVPATRAGFAVGARLAREGAPVLLTAVTTPAQALAAVSVGIRYLAAYLGRMRDAGFDALTEIARMQAICAGTDTNVLAASLRTPEDAVALAEAGVPYVTAAPEILWGMLDHEATDAAAAAFEAADSVQ; the protein is encoded by the coding sequence ATGAGCGCACCGCGCCTGTACGTCGACTCCGCCGACCCGGAGGCCGCCGCCCCGTTGCTCGCCAGTTCACTGGTGTACGGCGTGACGACGAACCCCACGATCCTCGACCGTGCCGGCCGCACGGCCGGGGAGATCCCCACGCTGTACGAGACCTGGGCCGCTGCCGGTGCGCGGGAGATCTACTTCCAGGCCTGGGGTGGCGCCGAGGACCTGCTTGAGCAACGTGCTCGGGACATCCTCGCCCTGGGGGACTTGGCCGTGGTGAAGGTACCCGCCACCCGGGCGGGCTTCGCCGTCGGGGCCCGTTTGGCGCGGGAGGGCGCACCGGTGCTGCTGACCGCGGTGACCACCCCCGCGCAGGCGCTGGCCGCCGTCAGTGTGGGCATCCGATACCTGGCGGCCTACCTGGGCCGGATGCGGGACGCGGGTTTCGACGCGCTCACCGAGATCGCCCGGATGCAGGCCATCTGCGCCGGCACCGACACGAACGTGCTCGCGGCCAGCCTGCGCACCCCCGAGGACGCGGTCGCGCTCGCGGAGGCAGGGGTGCCGTACGTGACCGCGGCGCCGGAGATCCTCTGGGGCATGCTCGACCACGAGGCTACCGACGCCGCGGCAGCCGCCTTCGAGGCGGCCGATTCCGTCCAGTAG
- the pepN gene encoding aminopeptidase N, with protein MPGENLTRSEAADRAAVVQPTTYQVQLDLTGSEQTYRSVTQVHFTATPGASTFIDLIAPGVHEIELNGVALDPAHVFTDSRIQLTDLAGENTLRVVADCAYMNTGEGLHRFVDPVDGEVYLYSQFEVADTRRMFAVFEQPDLKATFQFTVTAPEHWQVVSNAPTPEPTRAHDGTATWAFDPTGVLPCYVTALVAGPYHRVDGELTSRDGRTIPLGVFCRASLADHLDAENILDITRAGFAFYEQAFDMAYPFGKYDQLFVPEFNAGAMENAGCVTFVENYVFRSKVAEATVERRAVTILHELAHMWFGDLVTMRWWNDLWLNESFAEYASTLATAEATRWTQAWTTFNSLEKSWAYRQDQLPSTHPIVAEINDLEDVEVNFDGITYAKGASVLRQLVAWVGQEKFLAGVQRYFRKHARGNTELRDLLVELEATSGRDLSAWSSLWLEEAGVTLLRPAVEVDSTGRITSFQITQEAPEAHPVLRPHRIAVGGYNVDAEGTLVRTHRAELDVDGAVTPVPDFVGILRPQLILVNDDDLAYAKIRLDPESLATATAHLRSFTDSLPRALVLSAAWDMTRDGEWPARRFIDLVLENIGAETDSTVLLVLLRQLGTAVSFYTDPAAQERVGSDVADRLWALVEQAAPDSDSQLQLVKAFAARASTAAHQDVLRGLLSGERTLAGLTVDTDLRWDLLGGLAAAGGAGAEEIAAEEQRDSTAAGRRAAAAARASLPTAEAKEAVWASVVEDGELPNAVQGALIGGFSRVGASGRALLAPFVERYFASIETIWAERTNEIAQNIVIGLYPARLADIDGSTGVDLLARTDAFLAELGDRAPALRRLIVENRDSARRALTAQEADRAAG; from the coding sequence GTGCCCGGAGAGAATCTCACCCGCAGCGAAGCCGCCGATCGTGCAGCGGTCGTGCAGCCCACCACCTACCAGGTGCAGCTGGACCTCACCGGCTCCGAGCAGACGTACCGCTCAGTCACACAGGTGCACTTCACCGCCACGCCAGGCGCGAGCACGTTCATCGACCTGATCGCGCCTGGCGTGCACGAGATCGAGCTCAACGGGGTGGCCCTGGACCCGGCACACGTGTTCACCGACTCCCGTATCCAGCTCACCGACCTCGCGGGCGAGAACACGCTGCGCGTCGTGGCCGACTGCGCCTACATGAACACCGGTGAAGGTCTGCACCGGTTCGTGGACCCGGTGGACGGGGAGGTGTACCTCTACTCCCAGTTCGAGGTGGCTGACACCCGCCGCATGTTCGCCGTTTTCGAGCAGCCCGACCTCAAGGCCACCTTCCAGTTCACGGTGACCGCCCCGGAGCACTGGCAGGTGGTCTCGAACGCCCCCACTCCCGAGCCGACCCGAGCCCACGACGGCACAGCGACCTGGGCCTTCGACCCCACCGGAGTGCTGCCCTGCTACGTCACCGCACTGGTCGCCGGGCCCTACCACCGGGTCGACGGCGAGCTCACCTCCCGCGACGGTCGGACCATTCCGCTGGGCGTGTTCTGCCGGGCCTCGCTCGCTGACCATCTTGATGCGGAGAACATCCTCGACATCACCCGCGCCGGGTTCGCCTTCTACGAGCAGGCGTTCGACATGGCCTACCCGTTCGGCAAGTACGACCAGCTCTTCGTCCCCGAGTTCAACGCCGGAGCGATGGAGAACGCCGGCTGCGTCACCTTCGTGGAGAACTACGTCTTCCGCTCCAAGGTGGCCGAGGCGACGGTGGAGCGTCGCGCGGTGACGATCCTGCACGAGCTGGCCCACATGTGGTTCGGCGACCTGGTGACGATGCGCTGGTGGAACGACCTGTGGCTGAACGAGTCTTTCGCCGAGTATGCCTCCACCCTCGCCACCGCCGAGGCGACCCGGTGGACGCAGGCATGGACGACGTTCAACTCGCTGGAGAAGTCCTGGGCGTACCGGCAGGACCAGCTGCCGTCCACCCACCCGATCGTGGCCGAGATCAACGACCTCGAGGACGTGGAGGTGAACTTCGACGGCATCACCTACGCCAAAGGCGCTTCGGTGCTGAGGCAGCTCGTCGCGTGGGTGGGGCAGGAGAAGTTCCTCGCCGGCGTGCAGCGCTACTTCCGCAAGCACGCGCGGGGCAACACTGAGCTGCGGGACCTGCTCGTGGAGCTGGAGGCGACCAGCGGACGAGACCTGAGCGCCTGGTCGTCCCTGTGGCTCGAGGAGGCCGGCGTCACCCTGCTGCGCCCCGCCGTCGAGGTCGACTCCACGGGACGGATCACCTCCTTCCAGATCACTCAGGAGGCGCCCGAGGCACACCCGGTGCTGCGTCCGCACCGCATCGCCGTCGGTGGCTACAACGTGGACGCCGAGGGCACCCTGGTCCGGACCCACCGGGCCGAGCTGGACGTCGACGGAGCGGTCACCCCCGTCCCGGACTTCGTGGGGATCCTCCGCCCGCAGCTCATCCTGGTCAACGACGACGACCTCGCCTATGCCAAGATCCGGCTGGACCCCGAGTCCCTGGCGACGGCGACCGCGCACCTGAGGTCCTTCACCGACTCTCTCCCCCGGGCGCTGGTGCTCAGCGCCGCGTGGGACATGACGCGCGACGGCGAGTGGCCGGCACGCCGGTTCATCGACCTGGTGCTCGAGAACATCGGCGCCGAAACCGACTCCACCGTGCTGCTGGTGCTGTTGCGCCAGCTCGGCACCGCCGTGTCCTTCTACACCGACCCTGCCGCTCAGGAACGGGTCGGCTCCGACGTGGCGGACCGGCTCTGGGCCCTCGTGGAGCAGGCCGCGCCGGACTCGGACAGTCAGCTTCAGCTCGTGAAGGCGTTCGCCGCACGGGCGAGCACCGCCGCGCACCAGGACGTGCTGCGCGGTTTGCTCTCCGGCGAGCGAACCCTGGCCGGGCTGACCGTGGACACCGACCTGCGGTGGGACCTCCTCGGAGGCCTTGCCGCGGCCGGCGGTGCGGGTGCGGAAGAGATCGCCGCCGAGGAGCAGCGCGACTCCACTGCGGCCGGCCGGCGCGCCGCAGCCGCTGCTCGTGCGTCCTTGCCGACGGCGGAGGCCAAGGAGGCCGTGTGGGCGTCAGTCGTGGAGGACGGTGAGCTGCCGAACGCGGTGCAGGGTGCACTGATCGGCGGCTTCAGCCGGGTGGGCGCGTCAGGACGTGCCCTGCTCGCCCCGTTCGTGGAGCGCTACTTCGCCTCGATCGAGACGATCTGGGCCGAGCGCACGAACGAGATCGCGCAGAACATCGTGATCGGCCTGTACCCGGCCCGCCTGGCTGACATCGACGGCTCCACCGGGGTGGATCTCCTCGCCCGGACCGATGCCTTCCTGGCCGAGCTCGGCGACCGCGCACCCGCGTTGCGCAGGCTGATCGTGGAGAACCGGGACTCGGCGCGACGGGCCCTGACGGCCCAGGAGGCCGATCGCGCGGCCGGCTGA
- a CDS encoding cupin domain-containing protein — protein sequence MIDQRWIFRDDVEATVAGEGVTRRVLAYDQNVMCVENSFEAGAVGPLHHHPHTQITYVVSGVFEFEIDGVVKTVTAGDSMLKSSNVEHGCVCREAGVLLDLFTPMREDFV from the coding sequence ATGATCGATCAACGGTGGATCTTTCGCGACGATGTCGAGGCGACGGTGGCAGGAGAGGGCGTCACGCGACGGGTGCTCGCCTACGACCAGAACGTGATGTGTGTGGAGAACAGCTTCGAGGCCGGGGCGGTCGGGCCACTGCACCATCACCCGCACACGCAGATCACCTATGTGGTCAGCGGCGTCTTCGAGTTCGAGATCGACGGAGTCGTCAAGACCGTCACCGCTGGCGACTCGATGCTCAAGTCCAGCAACGTCGAGCACGGGTGCGTCTGCCGCGAGGCGGGGGTGCTGCTCGACCTGTTCACCCCGATGCGGGAGGATTTCGTCTGA
- a CDS encoding GNAT family N-acetyltransferase: protein MSLAWPSEAPSAGSVLLRPLSANDAHLVAELAADSYIPTIGSVPAQVDGDGAAAWISRQLSRAKRGTGYSFAVADRHTDRAVGNAGLSLRALDSGRAVGGYAISPQCRGRGYATDALVALTAFAWTVPGLHRIELYIEPWNVASIRTAERAGYLREGLLRSHQEINGVRRDMVLYAALPPRAPADQGALRRNPPASG from the coding sequence ATGAGTCTCGCGTGGCCGTCTGAGGCGCCCTCCGCCGGTTCTGTCCTGCTGCGCCCCTTGAGTGCGAACGACGCCCACCTGGTGGCGGAGCTCGCCGCCGACTCCTACATCCCCACCATCGGGTCCGTGCCCGCTCAGGTCGACGGCGACGGGGCGGCGGCGTGGATCTCACGCCAGCTCTCTCGGGCCAAGCGAGGGACGGGCTACTCGTTCGCCGTGGCCGACAGGCACACCGATCGTGCGGTCGGCAATGCCGGCCTCTCTCTGCGAGCCCTCGACAGCGGCCGGGCCGTAGGCGGCTACGCGATCTCGCCGCAATGTCGCGGACGCGGATACGCCACGGACGCACTAGTCGCTCTGACCGCCTTTGCCTGGACCGTCCCAGGCCTGCACCGCATCGAGCTGTACATCGAACCGTGGAACGTCGCCTCCATCCGGACCGCCGAACGTGCCGGCTACCTGCGGGAGGGTCTGCTCCGCTCACACCAGGAGATCAACGGCGTGCGTCGCGACATGGTGCTCTACGCCGCGCTCCCACCAAGGGCGCCAGCCGATCAGGGCGCGCTCAGACGAAATCCTCCCGCATCGGGGTGA
- a CDS encoding DsbA family protein, giving the protein MSTATQTATDSTEAAGTDVADFWFDPACPWAWMTSRWITEVEKVRDITVRWHIMSLSVLNEGREELPENYKAMLAKGWGPVRVINAARVLHGEEWVKPLYDAIGTRFHPGGRGDERHEVLVEALAEVGLPAELIDFEDSDEHDESLRASHAEGISLVGEDVGTPVVAFNGTAFFGPVITPAPKGEEAGKLWDGVVAVASYPGFYEIKRTRTQGPIFD; this is encoded by the coding sequence GTGAGCACTGCCACCCAGACCGCTACCGACTCGACCGAGGCTGCGGGCACCGACGTCGCCGACTTCTGGTTCGACCCGGCGTGCCCCTGGGCATGGATGACCTCCCGGTGGATCACCGAGGTGGAGAAGGTCCGCGACATCACGGTGCGCTGGCACATCATGAGCCTCTCGGTACTCAACGAAGGGCGCGAGGAGTTGCCGGAGAACTACAAGGCCATGCTCGCCAAGGGCTGGGGCCCGGTCCGGGTGATCAACGCGGCCCGGGTGCTGCACGGTGAGGAATGGGTCAAGCCGCTCTACGACGCGATCGGCACCCGGTTCCACCCGGGCGGTCGTGGCGACGAGCGGCACGAGGTGCTCGTGGAGGCGCTCGCCGAGGTCGGCCTGCCGGCGGAGCTGATCGATTTCGAAGATTCCGACGAGCACGATGAGTCGCTGCGCGCCTCGCACGCCGAAGGAATCTCCCTGGTGGGCGAGGACGTCGGCACCCCGGTGGTGGCGTTCAACGGCACCGCGTTCTTCGGTCCGGTGATCACGCCCGCGCCGAAGGGCGAGGAGGCCGGCAAGCTGTGGGACGGTGTGGTGGCCGTGGCGAGCTACCCCGGCTTCTACGAGATCAAGCGCACCCGGACCCAGGGGCCGATCTTCGACTGA
- a CDS encoding rhodanese-like domain-containing protein: MAVTTGTAWDVILSARPVAPEPGSTALSVRATYQQALYERALLVDLRAEQTRRDGAVHPDLAAVTVSPQELVSWLVNNPDTRPVVLLSEDGEQAREAAETLGELGLAQVSYAVGGFHAWLQAGLPARSAA, from the coding sequence ATGGCCGTTACCACCGGCACCGCCTGGGATGTCATCCTTTCCGCCCGCCCCGTCGCACCCGAGCCGGGCAGCACCGCACTCAGCGTCCGGGCCACCTATCAGCAAGCTCTCTACGAGCGCGCCCTGCTGGTGGACCTGCGCGCCGAACAGACGCGCCGTGACGGCGCCGTTCACCCCGATCTGGCAGCAGTGACGGTCAGCCCGCAGGAGCTGGTCTCGTGGTTGGTAAACAACCCGGACACGCGCCCGGTGGTGCTGCTCAGTGAGGACGGTGAGCAGGCCCGGGAGGCGGCCGAGACGCTGGGTGAGCTGGGGCTCGCCCAGGTGAGCTACGCCGTCGGGGGTTTCCACGCCTGGCTGCAGGCCGGCCTGCCGGCCCGGTCGGCCGCCTAG
- a CDS encoding M13 family metallopeptidase: MATERVDGLGTLPLAADLELVTAAHTRAQLARALGTLQRTGVGGAVAPFVDVDSDDPTRYIVYLEQAGLGMPDEAYYRKDEHANVRAAYVPHVAAMLALAGVVSEVEAHAAAERVMALETRLAGGHWDQVRCRDAQATYNRMSFDELVELAPSFDWRAWAESLGASEEALAEVVVRQPDFLAELSRAWESESVEVWRLWLTWRVIRGRAPYLGSEIVEENFDFVGRTLTGAPEIRERWKRGVTLVQGVLGEAVGKLYVARHFPPAHKEAMDILVADLVEAYRRSISTLDWMSPATQELALEKLAAFTPKIGYPDKWRDYSGLQVSSDDLLGNVRAAQAFETDYELNKLGGPIDRDEWFMSPQTVNAYYNPSMNEIVFPAAILQPPFFDADADDATNYGAIGAVIGHEIGHGFDDQGSRFDGTGRLRDWWTESDRAEFDTRTQALIAQYDLLSPAQLDENHTVNGALTVGENIGDLGGLGIGIKAYRIAKERRGEEVTAEDLQRLFTAWARCWRMKARDEEAVRLLSIDPHSPDEIRCNATVRNLDEFVDAFDVQPGDGLWLDPAERVRIW; this comes from the coding sequence ATGGCCACCGAGCGCGTGGACGGGCTGGGCACGCTGCCGTTGGCTGCCGATCTGGAGCTCGTGACGGCGGCGCACACCCGAGCGCAACTGGCTCGGGCCCTCGGCACCCTCCAGCGCACCGGGGTGGGCGGCGCAGTGGCGCCGTTCGTGGACGTCGACTCCGACGACCCGACCCGCTACATCGTCTACCTGGAACAGGCCGGCCTCGGCATGCCGGACGAGGCGTACTACCGCAAGGACGAGCACGCGAACGTCCGGGCCGCCTACGTCCCGCACGTGGCCGCGATGCTCGCGCTCGCTGGTGTGGTGAGCGAGGTAGAGGCGCACGCCGCCGCCGAGCGGGTGATGGCGCTGGAGACGCGCCTGGCCGGCGGGCACTGGGACCAGGTGCGGTGCCGGGATGCGCAGGCCACGTACAACCGGATGAGCTTCGACGAGCTCGTCGAGCTGGCACCGAGCTTCGACTGGCGGGCCTGGGCCGAGTCCCTGGGTGCGTCGGAGGAGGCGCTGGCCGAGGTGGTGGTCCGCCAGCCCGACTTCCTCGCCGAGCTGTCCCGGGCCTGGGAGTCCGAGAGCGTGGAGGTGTGGCGACTGTGGTTGACCTGGCGGGTGATCCGCGGGCGCGCGCCGTACCTGGGCAGCGAGATCGTGGAGGAGAACTTCGATTTCGTCGGCCGCACGCTCACCGGTGCTCCGGAGATCCGGGAACGCTGGAAGCGTGGCGTCACGCTCGTCCAGGGCGTGCTCGGTGAGGCCGTCGGCAAGCTGTACGTGGCGCGGCACTTCCCGCCCGCGCACAAGGAGGCGATGGACATCCTCGTCGCCGACCTGGTGGAGGCATACCGCCGGTCCATCTCCACGCTGGACTGGATGAGCCCGGCTACTCAGGAGTTGGCCCTGGAGAAGCTCGCCGCGTTCACCCCGAAGATCGGCTACCCGGACAAGTGGCGGGACTACTCCGGCCTGCAGGTGAGCTCGGACGACCTGCTCGGCAATGTCCGCGCCGCGCAGGCTTTCGAGACCGACTACGAGTTGAACAAGCTCGGCGGACCGATCGATCGTGACGAGTGGTTCATGTCCCCGCAGACGGTGAACGCCTACTACAACCCGTCGATGAACGAGATCGTGTTCCCGGCCGCGATCCTCCAACCACCGTTCTTCGACGCCGACGCCGACGACGCCACGAACTATGGCGCGATCGGTGCGGTGATCGGGCACGAGATCGGGCACGGGTTCGATGATCAGGGCAGCCGGTTCGACGGCACGGGTCGGTTGCGCGACTGGTGGACCGAGTCCGATCGTGCGGAGTTCGACACCCGCACCCAGGCCCTGATCGCCCAGTATGACCTGCTCTCCCCCGCCCAGCTGGACGAGAATCACACCGTCAACGGCGCCCTGACAGTCGGCGAGAACATCGGCGACCTCGGGGGCCTCGGGATCGGGATCAAGGCGTACCGGATCGCCAAGGAGCGCCGCGGCGAGGAGGTCACCGCCGAGGACCTGCAGCGGCTGTTCACCGCGTGGGCACGCTGCTGGCGGATGAAGGCTCGGGACGAGGAGGCGGTGCGGCTGCTCTCGATCGACCCACACTCCCCCGACGAGATCCGGTGCAACGCCACCGTGCGGAACCTGGACGAGTTCGTCGACGCGTTCGACGTGCAGCCGGGCGACGGGCTGTGGCTGGACCCGGCCGAGCGGGTGAGGATCTGGTAA
- a CDS encoding ribose-5-phosphate isomerase yields MRIHVAADHAGFELKAALIEHLRASGHDITDHGAVAYDALDDYPPVCLAAGEAVVADAGSLGVVIGGSGNGEQIAANKVTGVRAALAWNVETARLGRQHNDANVVAVGARMHSTSEALAIVDAFVAEPFSGNERHQRRIDQMAAYETR; encoded by the coding sequence ATGCGAATTCACGTTGCCGCCGACCATGCCGGATTCGAGCTGAAGGCTGCGCTCATCGAGCATCTGCGCGCGAGCGGCCACGACATCACCGACCACGGTGCTGTTGCCTACGACGCCTTGGACGACTATCCGCCGGTGTGCCTTGCCGCCGGTGAGGCTGTGGTGGCCGATGCCGGATCGCTCGGTGTGGTGATCGGAGGCAGCGGCAACGGCGAGCAGATCGCCGCGAACAAGGTGACCGGGGTACGTGCGGCCCTGGCCTGGAACGTGGAGACCGCGCGCCTGGGCCGGCAGCACAACGATGCCAACGTGGTCGCCGTCGGGGCTCGCATGCACAGCACCTCCGAGGCCCTGGCGATCGTGGACGCCTTCGTCGCCGAGCCGTTCTCGGGCAACGAGCGTCACCAGCGCCGGATCGACCAGATGGCCGCGTACGAGACTCGCTGA
- a CDS encoding MGMT family protein translates to MAEDYVEVVLDLVQRIPPGRATTYGVLAEAARERTGKGSARTVGTVMAQYGGGVPWWRVVTASGAAAERVAGRAIELLRSEGVAMTRHDPPRVDLTEAGWEPWEDGSQM, encoded by the coding sequence GTGGCTGAGGACTACGTGGAGGTCGTGCTCGACCTGGTGCAGCGGATCCCGCCTGGGCGCGCCACCACCTACGGCGTGCTTGCCGAGGCGGCGAGGGAGCGCACCGGGAAAGGGAGTGCGCGCACCGTCGGCACGGTGATGGCGCAGTACGGCGGCGGGGTGCCCTGGTGGCGCGTGGTCACGGCGAGTGGCGCGGCTGCCGAGCGGGTGGCCGGCCGGGCGATCGAGCTGCTCCGCTCCGAGGGGGTGGCGATGACGCGGCACGACCCGCCACGGGTTGACCTCACCGAGGCGGGCTGGGAGCCGTGGGAGGACGGGTCTCAGATGTAG
- the cysE gene encoding serine O-acetyltransferase, with protein sequence MSPTKHLRLRELIAEDLETARRRDPAARTGLEVALLYPGVHALWLHRLANRLWHTSLLLRLPARLISQLARAVTGVEIHPGAVLGRRFFIDHGMGVVIGETAEVGDDVLMFHGSTLGGRSMSKGKRHPTIGDRVVIGAGAKVLGPITIGDDVRIGANAVVVKDVQDDSVVVGVPGQTRKVAGAEDSVDPAYYLDPAIYI encoded by the coding sequence GTGAGCCCCACCAAGCACCTGCGGCTGCGTGAGCTGATCGCAGAGGACCTCGAGACCGCCCGGCGTCGCGACCCCGCGGCCCGGACCGGTCTCGAGGTCGCGCTGCTCTACCCCGGCGTGCACGCCCTCTGGCTGCATCGACTGGCGAACCGGCTGTGGCACACGAGTCTGCTCCTGCGCCTGCCAGCACGGTTGATCTCCCAGCTGGCGCGCGCCGTCACCGGGGTGGAGATCCACCCCGGCGCCGTGCTGGGTAGGCGCTTCTTCATTGATCACGGGATGGGCGTGGTGATCGGCGAGACCGCCGAGGTGGGCGACGACGTCCTGATGTTCCACGGCTCCACCCTCGGCGGCCGCTCGATGAGCAAGGGCAAGCGCCACCCCACCATCGGCGACCGGGTGGTGATCGGGGCCGGCGCCAAGGTGCTGGGTCCGATCACGATCGGCGACGACGTCCGGATCGGCGCGAACGCCGTGGTGGTCAAGGACGTTCAGGATGATTCCGTGGTGGTCGGTGTCCCGGGCCAGACCCGCAAGGTAGCCGGGGCCGAGGACTCCGTCGATCCGGCCTACTACCTGGACCCGGCCATCTACATCTGA